The DNA window GGTTGTCCGTCTACGGAACGGACATGGACAAGCACGGACAGGGACAAGCCCTGTCCCTACACTTCCGCCTTCTGTCCTGTGTTATTTATCCGTGCTAATCCGTACAGCTATACCTGAACGGTTACCTCTATATTACTATGTATGAACTAACAGTTACCGCCCACTTTTCTGCGGCTCACCGCCTGGACGGATATCCTGGAGAGTGTGCCAGGCTGCACGGTCATAACTGGAAGGTGGAAGTCGAGGTTCAGGCGGAGGAATTAAACAGTCTCGGTATGGCTATTGACTTTAGACAGCTAAAAGAGGCGCTGGGACAGGTCCTGACTCAACTGGATCACCGGTATTTGAATGAGATCCCTTCTTTGGCTAACCGAAATCCCACTTCGGAAATACTGGCGGCCTATATTTATCATGAACTGGAAAAGTCTCTGGAAGGTGTCAAATTAAGCCGGATCAGGGTTTGGGAAAGCGAAACCACTTCGGCGGCATATCAGAGAAAAGATAGAGGTCAGAAGTCAGAATGATAGGTATTTTCAGGTGAACAATCCGAAATCCGAAATGGAAAAATCCGAGGTGTTCATTGTAGGGGCAGGCCTCTGTGCCTGCCCTTCTTGGGTTGGGCAACCACAAGGGGTTGCCCCTACTCTCACCTTTGTCTTCTGTCCTCTGCCATCTGCTATTTATCCGTGCTAATCCGTGGTAATCAGTGGCTGAATAGTTACAAATCCGAAATGAAAAAATCCGAAATCCGGGGTACCCACGAAGTGGGTGCGAAATCCATTGTGCTTCTCTCCGGAGGGTTGGACTCGGCGGTCAACTTAGCTAAGGCTAAAGAGGGAACCGAAGTTAAACTGGCTCTTACCTTTGATTATGGTCAGCGGGCCGCCGGCCAAGAAATAAAAGCCGCCCGCCGTCTTTGCCAGTTTTATAAAGTAACTCATCAGGTAATTGAACTTCCCTGGTTGGCCGAAGTTACCACTACCTCTCTGGTTGACAAGAGTCGAGACGTGCCTTTTCCTGACCTCAACCGGGATGATCAAGCCGGTCTGGCCAGAGCAGTTTGGGTCCCCAATAGAAATGGTCTCTTTATTAACATTGCCGCCAGCCTGGCTGAAGCCCTGGACTGTGATCTAATTGTGGTTGGGTTTAATGCCGAAGAAGCCGTCACCTTCCCTGATAATTCAGTTCCCTTCTTAGAAGCAGTCAACCTCTCCCTCAGCTATTCTACTTTAAGTTACCCTAAGGTAGTCGGCTACACTTTGCGCCTGGACAAGCCAGGGATTGTCTCATTAGGGAAGGAACTGGGCGTTCCTCTGGATAGAATCTGGAGCTGCTATCTGGGAGAGACATTAATGTGCGGCCGCTGCGAGAGCTGCCAGCGATGTATCCGGGCCTTTAAAAAGGCAGGGGCTTGGGACCTGATCGGGGAGAAATTTAGGAGATGATCCAGAATAAGTTTATTCCAGAAATAATTACCTATACAGGTGAACAACTCCGTTCTCACTGGATCTATCATCAGACCGGACTCCTGGGCGATGCCATTGTTGCCTTTCGGGGTCCGGCGGAAGTAAATCAAGACCACTTGATTGATCTGGCTGATGTCAGAGAGGGAAAATACATTCAAAGCCGGGATATGCTCCACTTCTTAGTGGAGCATTTTGATCTCGATCTTGTCCAAGCCATCCTCAGGCAAAGGCTTTTGATCTCCATCTGCGCCGAAAGAATCAATCAGCATCTTGACAAACTCTCCGTGGTAAGATCTGGCGATGACCTCTATGACGGCCAGAAGAAGCTTTCTGTCTCCATTGCTACGCTTTCTTCTGTCTCAAGCCTTATCCATATCGGGATAAACATAGACAGCACAGACACACCGCTTCCTACCATTGGGCTTTCTGATTACTCGATAGATCCGGAGGCTTTTGCCGAAAAGATTCTTGAGAGTTACTCGGAAGAAATAAAGGGGATGCAGATAGCCCGCTGCAAAGTAAAGGGGGTAGTGTAGCGGAGAAATCTCAGTTAACCTTTTTCCCTCAATTGCCGATAAATATTATAGGAGAGGCAATGTTCATCCTTTCGGCCATTTGTCGAATCGCTAATCTCGAATTGCGAATTGCCAATCTATCTTTTAACTATACTTTTGCATTTTTTGTCATTCCTGCGCAAGCAGGAATCCAGAAGTCTTGATATTACTGGATTCCCGCTTTCGCAGGAATGACGAGAGGTTATTGTAAGGTATTTGTATTTCAGGTAGTTACAAAAAGTGCAAAAGTATTACTTTTAATTAATCCACAATTCGCGATCCGCGATTCGCGATTAATCCGTGAGTGGCCCCAACGATGAACAAGGTCAGAGGAGAACCACCAAATGTCGGCTAATTTTTTAGATAAACTTGAGGGAATAATTAAGTTAGAAAAGGAACTTTATCAAGATCTGTTTGATCTCTCTTTGAGCAAGCAGCAGGCGATTTTGAATAGAGATATTCACAAGCTCTCCCAAATGGTAAAAAAAGAAGAGGAGTTAGTGGCTGAAATGGGCAAGGTAGAAAAGGATCGCCTGGATATCCTGGCCAGTCTGGCTAAGTTATGGCGACTTTCTACCGGGAAATTAACCTTAAAGAAGATCATAGAACTGGCCCCATCTTCCCATACGGAACGACTTAAACGGATGGGCGATAGTCTTCTCTCTACCATAATGGAGTTGGCTGCCTTAAATAAGGTGAATGAACGTTTGATTGAAGACTCCTTAGCCTTGACCAGATTGTTGCTTAAAACCATCGTAGAGGGTAATGCCGTAGTTTACGGACATCAAGGAGAAAAGAAAGAGAGGGGATTAAATCTCCTGCTTAACCAACAAGCGTAGAGGTAGGGGCAACCCCCTGTAGTTGCCCAACACAGGTATGGGCAACCCCTTGTGGTTGCCCAACTGTGGTTGCCTTACGGACACGAATCACGGACACGGTTCACGAATTTTCAGTGTTTCATCCGTGTAAATCTGTGGCTGAATAATTACAATTATTGTAAGCGTTCAGCCACTAAGGCACAAAGACACAACCTCGATCCTCGATTCTGGATGCTCGATTCTGGATGCTCGATCCTGGATACTGAATCCTTTACCAGCATCGAGGATCGAGCATCGAGCATCGAGCATCGAACATCCAGCATCATATGCTGAACGGTTACCAATTATTAATTATTACGGGGGGAAGGGAGGCCCAACGATAATTTGTGCACAAGGAGGTGAAATGACCAATGGGTTCGACTTTCTCTGGACTGGAAATCGGCAAACGAGGTATTCAGGCCCATCAAAAGGCCTTAGAGGTAGTTGGTCATAATATTGCCAACGCCAATACAGAAGGATATTCCCGCCAACAGGTAGAACTAACCACCAGTATCCCCCTTTATCCCCCTAGCATTGACAATCCTAATCTGGCTGGTCAAATAGGCAGCGGCACAAGCGTTGGCTTTATTTGTCGGGTCAGGGATGCGTTTTTGGATAATCGGATGGCCTTTGAGAGGCAAAATCTCTCGAAATGGGAAGGCCGTGCCGATAAACTTCATCGGCTGGAGCTGATCCTCAATGAGCCTCAGGATACCAACCTGCGCCATGCCTTAAATCAATTCTGGCAATCCTTAGAGGACTTAAACAACGACCCTGAAAGTAAAGCGCCCAGGGCCATGGTGGTAGCCAGGGCAGAGTCCCTGGCCGGTGTTATTCAGCATAACTACAGCCAGATGCAATTCTTGCGTGATGATATCGACAAGGAGATCCAGGCCAGGGTAGAAGAAATCAATGACTATTCTAAAAAGATCGCTGAACTCAACCGCAGCATCCAGATTGCCCAAGCCAATAATGAAAATCCCAATGATATGATGGATAAGCGGGAGGTGCTGGTCCAGAAAATAGCCAAACTGGCGGATGTGACCGTGGGCAGAACCGATGAAGATGATTTTGCCGTGGCCATTGATGGCAAGCTTTTGGTCCAGGGAGAGATGGCCTTCGGCCTGGGCACGGAATCGGATAATTCTAACTCAGGCCTGACCAAAATCATCAACAAACACACCCAAGAGACCGTTCATATTAATGCCGGTGAATTAGGGGGCATCCTGGAAGTCAGGGATAAGGTCATCCCTGAAAATTTGAAGGCCATAGATGAATTGGCGATTACCCTGATCGATCGAATCAACGAGATACATCGAAACGGTTTTGGTCTGGACGGCTCAACAGGTCTTGACTTTTTTAATCCAACGCCGGTCGAGGAAAACGCCAAAGGGGTTTATAAGGTCACCGGTTCTGAATATGTCCACCGCACCGATAAAGCGCTTTTAGGCTTGGATAAGAATAACGAACCCTACAATCCTTACTTTTTCTTTCCTTACACTGATCCTGATAACTATTTGACGCCTAAGGGAAGGTTTGAGATCAATGGGAAATTTATTGACTATGATGCCACGGTAGACAGCCTGGAAGACCTTGTTGATCGGATTAATGAAGCCGAGGCTGGCGTGGTGGCTTCTATCAGCCCGGCTCATCGCCTTACCCTGACCGCTACGGCCGGGCGTGATTTTGAGATAACTTCTCTTAGTGATGACCCCAAGGAATGGAGATACGTTAGGAGCCAAAAGGAGGTTGTCTCCGGAACAGGGACAGTAAATCTGAACGGCGGGCTGAATCTGGCCAACTTTGGACAGGATGTGGGGGGAAAGATAACCATTAACGGCGTTACCTTCAATCTGGCCGACTATACTTCAGTCTCGGAATTTATGCAGGCCATCAACCATTCTGAGGCCGGTGTGGTCCTGGATTATGATGAGGAAAATGACCGCTTTATCCTTGAAAACACGGTCCTGGGTAATGACTTAGTGCTTAGTGAAGATATTTCCAGCACACCCGGCAAGGTGGGCTTCTTTACCGCCGTTAATATTTCGACGGAGGATCCGACCCCTTTACACGGCAATCTGCTTGAAAAGCTGGGTATCTTGAAAGAAGATAAAAACTATGACACCTATAATCCGGACCCGAAAGATAATCTGGCGGCTGATTGGCTGGGGGTGCCTATTAGGGGCGCCGCCACCCAGCTATCTCTTTCTGACAAGATCAAGGAGAACATCGACCGAATTGCTGCCGCCCAAGGGGTAGATAACTCTGATCCCCTGGACGGCGTGGCCGATATATCTAACGGCGAAGGCGATGGCTCTAATGCCTTAAAAATGGCCGATATAAAGGGAAAGCTTTATCTGGCCGAAGGAACCGCTAATTTTGATGACTTCTTTTCCGGAATGGTGGCTAAAGCCGGGGCAAATTCTGCCGAGGCCAAACGAGAGGTGGAAAATCGAGAGCTTTATATGGAAAATCTGGAAAACCTCAGGGATTCCATCAGCGGGGTTTCTCTGGACGAAGAAATGGTCGACCTGATTCGTTACCAACAGGGCTATGCCGCCGCCGCCCGCTTTATCGCCACCATAAATCAGGTGCTGGATAGGATTATGACGCTCGGACAGGTGTAAAGCTGGAGGCATGATCGGCGGGCTAATGAATTATCGGCGTGAATCAGGCATAAAAGGGACCAAGTATAAGTGAATATGGTAACCGTTCAAGGGGTAATGAAAGTTGAGGGGAAATTTTTGTAACTATTCAGCCCTTAAGGCACAAAGACACAACCTCGATCCTCGATCCTGGATGCTCGATCCTGGATACTGGATCCTTTACCAGCATCGAAGATCGAGCATCGAGGATCGAGCATTGAGCATCCAGCATCATGTGCTGAACGGTTACTGAATATGAAACCCGAAACTCGAAAGCGAGGTGATTTCTATGCGTATTTCAAACATTATGATGCATCGGTCAGTATTAACTAATATTCAGAAAAGCTACGAGGAACTGGACGACCTCAATTACAAGCTCTCTTCAGGAAAAGACTTTCGCTTT is part of the bacterium genome and encodes:
- the flgK gene encoding flagellar hook-associated protein FlgK translates to MGSTFSGLEIGKRGIQAHQKALEVVGHNIANANTEGYSRQQVELTTSIPLYPPSIDNPNLAGQIGSGTSVGFICRVRDAFLDNRMAFERQNLSKWEGRADKLHRLELILNEPQDTNLRHALNQFWQSLEDLNNDPESKAPRAMVVARAESLAGVIQHNYSQMQFLRDDIDKEIQARVEEINDYSKKIAELNRSIQIAQANNENPNDMMDKREVLVQKIAKLADVTVGRTDEDDFAVAIDGKLLVQGEMAFGLGTESDNSNSGLTKIINKHTQETVHINAGELGGILEVRDKVIPENLKAIDELAITLIDRINEIHRNGFGLDGSTGLDFFNPTPVEENAKGVYKVTGSEYVHRTDKALLGLDKNNEPYNPYFFFPYTDPDNYLTPKGRFEINGKFIDYDATVDSLEDLVDRINEAEAGVVASISPAHRLTLTATAGRDFEITSLSDDPKEWRYVRSQKEVVSGTGTVNLNGGLNLANFGQDVGGKITINGVTFNLADYTSVSEFMQAINHSEAGVVLDYDEENDRFILENTVLGNDLVLSEDISSTPGKVGFFTAVNISTEDPTPLHGNLLEKLGILKEDKNYDTYNPDPKDNLAADWLGVPIRGAATQLSLSDKIKENIDRIAAAQGVDNSDPLDGVADISNGEGDGSNALKMADIKGKLYLAEGTANFDDFFSGMVAKAGANSAEAKREVENRELYMENLENLRDSISGVSLDEEMVDLIRYQQGYAAAARFIATINQVLDRIMTLGQV
- the queC gene encoding 7-cyano-7-deazaguanine synthase QueC, with the translated sequence MKKSEIRGTHEVGAKSIVLLSGGLDSAVNLAKAKEGTEVKLALTFDYGQRAAGQEIKAARRLCQFYKVTHQVIELPWLAEVTTTSLVDKSRDVPFPDLNRDDQAGLARAVWVPNRNGLFINIAASLAEALDCDLIVVGFNAEEAVTFPDNSVPFLEAVNLSLSYSTLSYPKVVGYTLRLDKPGIVSLGKELGVPLDRIWSCYLGETLMCGRCESCQRCIRAFKKAGAWDLIGEKFRR
- the queD gene encoding 6-carboxytetrahydropterin synthase QueD, with product MYELTVTAHFSAAHRLDGYPGECARLHGHNWKVEVEVQAEELNSLGMAIDFRQLKEALGQVLTQLDHRYLNEIPSLANRNPTSEILAAYIYHELEKSLEGVKLSRIRVWESETTSAAYQRKDRGQKSE
- a CDS encoding DUF366 family protein; the protein is MIQNKFIPEIITYTGEQLRSHWIYHQTGLLGDAIVAFRGPAEVNQDHLIDLADVREGKYIQSRDMLHFLVEHFDLDLVQAILRQRLLISICAERINQHLDKLSVVRSGDDLYDGQKKLSVSIATLSSVSSLIHIGINIDSTDTPLPTIGLSDYSIDPEAFAEKILESYSEEIKGMQIARCKVKGVV
- a CDS encoding flagellar protein FlgN, with product MSANFLDKLEGIIKLEKELYQDLFDLSLSKQQAILNRDIHKLSQMVKKEEELVAEMGKVEKDRLDILASLAKLWRLSTGKLTLKKIIELAPSSHTERLKRMGDSLLSTIMELAALNKVNERLIEDSLALTRLLLKTIVEGNAVVYGHQGEKKERGLNLLLNQQA